GAGGGGTTGATACCTTCTACCCTTTCAATTCTATTACCAATAGACAGCCCTTACGTTTATTTTGCGCGGATTGGGGAAACACCTACCTTAAGCTACGCAATTTCACTCTTTAGGGTAGGGATTCTGGAGACGAAGCATAATCTAGAGACGAAGCAGACACCACAAAACCATCTTCAGGTTCGAACCCAACTACGGAAAGTAGAAATCTCCATTCCTACACTAATTCGGCTCTTTTCTTGTCTCCGGACCTGTGAAAAACCACACTCGTACCAACACCCACGGAGAACGTTGCACCTCTTAAGATATTACCCAAAACCAGGCATATTCTCATATGCTTCACAACAACTAACGTTTATAACCAACAACAACTACTACCAACGAGAAACGTTACCTTACAACGTTTATAAACTAGGAATCAAAACACAATTCCATAATAATACAACTACCTACGGCAGCTTCGTTTTGCACACAGAGGAGGATGATCGTTATTTAAGATTATATGTGAATTGCTAATATTAAATAGGATTCCATTCTCTTAAAGTTCTCTTTGTCTTCGAGCTTTTATTCCTCAATCCACTTATTCGTTCCCTTCTTTCATATACCTCCCCACCAATAAATAGAGACAAATGGGAATAACCGAACCACGTCTACAAAATGCCAGTACCATGCAGCTGCTTCAAAGCCAACGTGATGCTTCTTGGTCAGATGACCAAGATATTGGCGAATACCACATACGATCAAGAAAAGAGTACCTATAATCACATGAAAACCATGAAAGCCAGTTGCTAAGAAAAAGGTAGAACCATAAATACTATCCGAAATAGTGGAGGGTGCTTGGTAATATTCCATTCCTTGAAAGCCAGTGGATACTAGAGCCAGTAAAACGGTTGCTACTAAAGCGTAAACTGCTCGTTTTTCCTTCCCCGCGAGTATAGCATGATGAGCCCAAGTTACGGCAGCTCCGGATGAAGGGAGAATAGGGGTATTAAGAAGAGGGATTTCCCAAGGATCTAAAACCCCAATCCCTTTTGGGGGCCAAATACCTCCGATCTCTACCGTAGGTGCCAAAGAAGAATGAGAAGAAGCCCAAAAAAAAGCAAAAAGGAACATAACCTCCGAGACTATGAAGAGAATAGAACCATATCGAGGTCCTAATTGTACAGCTTTTGTATGATGCCCTTCCAACGTGGATTCACGTAGAACATCCCGCCACCATACGAACATGGTATAAAGGAGAAATATTAGGCCCAAACTGAGAAGTGTTGCACCCCCTTGAAATGAGT
This genomic stretch from Zea mays cultivar B73 unplaced genomic scaffold, Zm-B73-REFERENCE-NAM-5.0 scaffold_328, whole genome shotgun sequence harbors:
- the LOC118474748 gene encoding cytochrome c oxidase subunit 3-like codes for the protein MRQRRASFFTTLGDGGEGGLHTTGAKWFMIESQRHSYHLVDPSPWPISGSLGALATTVGGVMYMHSFQGGATLLSLGLIFLLYTMFVWWRDVLRESTLEGHHTKAVQLGPRYGSILFIVSEVMFLFAFFWASSHSSLAPTVEIGGIWPPKGIGVLDPWEIPLLNTPILPSSGAAVTWAHHAILAGKEKRAVYALVATVLLALVSTGFQGMEYYQAPSTISDSIYGSTFFLATGFHGFHVIIGTLFLIVCGIRQYLGHLTKKHHVGFEAAAWYWHFVDVVRLFPFVSIYWWGGI